One genomic region from Vibrio sp. STUT-A11 encodes:
- a CDS encoding sugar-binding domain-containing protein — protein MASQIEQTRCLSQLIHHKPIHSLNCRRDFSHSGFFSMPDPSRHVFDFNGGWLFYKGDPVNANQLICDDKNWASVSLPHCVELLPEDASGTINYQGVVWYRKHFLIPENLQDQRIVIDFEAIQGKSEVWINGERVASRKEGFLPLVIDITSFLDFDSTNIIAVKADNSDDSSFPAGKNQYELDFTYVGGIYRDVWLYSTQKMMHFGHEGIANTPTPNTKHSGLRVRYRNVSEQSATIDLGMQIVNQTNNTQPVTIECQLSSCQTGHVTTKQSLNVSIESSDQHIRCKMQVEQPELWHPDSPNLYWLDCRLFDNSGEQIDSVRLKIGIRTLELKGKDGLYINGKAYEEKLIGVNRHQYYAHIGTALSNNQHWSDVKKLKDAGLSVIRTAHYPQDPAFLDAADQLGVLIIQPSIGWQFWNEETQFVEQAKQNVREKIRRDRNHACIWMFEPALNETHQPNWFLKDLDQIVHQEMDETTWVPLDSYIDCPEARELMYAHPNQVKEGEADDGQLTYPAEFDIPVFTREWGDNVDDWNSHNSNSRVHRSWGEQAQIIQALHYAIGSDSSGHEYATNLNVLHQTPRQHVGGTMWHGFDHQRGYHPEQFWGGIMDAFRQDKYSYHVFMAQRDPNKTHPICQSGYHLKILHEATPISGSDIVVVSNVDRVELSVAGKDFDAQVVKNPRKGIPFLPAIFKDAFDFMDFKHLHREERFTEACIIAKGYVGEECVITEIKYPAKRPTRLRLSIDNSSLIANGSDIGTIVAEVTDEDGNIKRLARNQIKFEVYGEASLIEADNIFANPRATEWGSAPALIRSTQTAGKVLVIARPVNEGLNTLVPAILELETTPNPFTILQLNAQTQSSDSTARLAEIKRSFTEDFNNRIARNTYIRARHRGVELQQSDCGEFHF, from the coding sequence ATGGCATCACAGATAGAACAGACTCGTTGCCTGTCACAACTCATTCACCACAAGCCAATTCACTCACTTAATTGTCGGCGTGACTTTTCTCATTCTGGATTTTTCTCTATGCCGGATCCTTCACGGCACGTTTTTGATTTCAATGGAGGCTGGCTGTTCTACAAGGGTGATCCTGTAAACGCCAATCAACTTATTTGCGATGATAAAAACTGGGCATCCGTTTCTCTCCCACATTGTGTGGAATTGTTACCTGAAGATGCCAGTGGCACCATTAACTACCAAGGCGTCGTTTGGTACCGGAAGCACTTTCTTATCCCAGAGAATTTACAAGATCAAAGAATCGTCATTGATTTTGAAGCGATTCAAGGTAAATCAGAAGTGTGGATTAACGGAGAGCGAGTGGCCTCGCGTAAAGAAGGATTTCTACCGCTTGTTATTGATATAACGTCATTCCTGGATTTTGATTCAACCAATATTATTGCGGTCAAAGCAGATAATAGCGATGACTCAAGCTTCCCTGCAGGAAAAAATCAATACGAGCTTGATTTTACTTACGTTGGCGGTATTTATCGCGATGTGTGGCTTTATTCCACACAAAAGATGATGCATTTTGGTCATGAAGGAATCGCTAACACTCCAACCCCTAACACCAAACATTCTGGATTAAGAGTTCGCTATCGCAACGTTTCAGAACAAAGTGCCACCATTGATCTTGGCATGCAGATTGTTAATCAAACGAATAATACGCAACCAGTCACTATTGAATGCCAACTGAGCTCTTGCCAAACTGGACACGTTACGACCAAGCAGTCGCTGAATGTTTCGATAGAATCTAGTGATCAGCATATCAGATGTAAAATGCAGGTAGAGCAGCCAGAGCTATGGCACCCCGACTCACCAAATTTGTACTGGCTAGACTGCCGACTCTTCGACAATTCTGGCGAACAGATTGATAGCGTGCGATTGAAAATTGGCATTCGCACTCTTGAACTAAAAGGCAAAGATGGCCTTTACATTAACGGCAAAGCCTACGAAGAAAAGTTAATCGGTGTTAACCGTCATCAGTACTACGCACACATCGGTACTGCATTAAGCAACAATCAGCATTGGAGTGATGTGAAGAAACTCAAAGATGCTGGCTTGTCGGTGATCCGCACTGCGCACTACCCGCAAGACCCAGCCTTTCTTGATGCCGCTGATCAATTGGGGGTATTAATTATTCAGCCTTCTATTGGTTGGCAATTCTGGAATGAAGAGACTCAGTTTGTTGAACAAGCCAAGCAAAACGTACGCGAAAAAATTCGTCGCGATCGCAACCACGCATGCATTTGGATGTTTGAACCCGCTCTAAATGAAACCCATCAGCCGAACTGGTTTTTAAAAGATCTAGATCAAATTGTTCATCAAGAAATGGATGAAACGACTTGGGTTCCTCTCGACAGCTATATTGATTGTCCTGAAGCAAGAGAACTGATGTATGCGCACCCTAACCAAGTCAAAGAAGGTGAAGCGGATGACGGTCAATTGACTTATCCTGCGGAATTTGACATACCCGTATTTACGCGCGAATGGGGAGATAACGTTGACGATTGGAATTCTCACAACTCTAACAGCCGAGTTCATCGTAGCTGGGGTGAGCAAGCACAAATCATTCAAGCGCTGCACTACGCGATTGGCTCCGATAGTTCCGGCCATGAATATGCCACCAATCTCAACGTATTACATCAAACACCAAGGCAACACGTTGGCGGTACCATGTGGCATGGTTTTGATCACCAACGTGGTTATCATCCTGAGCAGTTTTGGGGTGGCATTATGGATGCGTTTCGCCAAGATAAATACAGCTATCATGTATTTATGGCGCAGCGTGATCCAAATAAAACTCACCCTATTTGCCAATCGGGTTACCATTTGAAAATTTTACACGAAGCTACACCTATTTCTGGTTCAGATATCGTGGTGGTGAGTAATGTGGATAGAGTTGAACTGAGCGTCGCAGGTAAAGATTTCGATGCGCAAGTTGTCAAAAACCCGAGAAAAGGCATTCCGTTTTTACCTGCCATTTTCAAAGACGCTTTTGACTTTATGGACTTTAAGCACTTGCACCGCGAAGAAAGATTCACCGAAGCCTGCATCATTGCCAAAGGCTATGTAGGTGAAGAATGTGTGATCACCGAAATCAAATATCCGGCAAAACGTCCAACACGTCTGCGCCTGAGTATCGACAACTCCTCACTCATCGCTAATGGTTCTGATATTGGTACCATCGTTGCTGAAGTGACCGATGAAGATGGCAACATCAAACGTCTGGCACGCAATCAAATTAAGTTTGAGGTTTATGGTGAAGCGAGCTTAATCGAAGCTGACAACATTTTCGCTAATCCAAGAGCGACTGAATGGGGAAGCGCACCAGCGTTGATTCGTAGCACGCAAACAGCTGGCAAGGTACTGGTGATTGCCCGCCCGGTAAATGAAGGGCTCAATACGCTGGTACCCGCTATTTTAGAGTTAGAGACTACTCCTAATCCTTTCACTATTTTGCAGTTAAACGCACAAACTCAATCATCCGATAGCACTGCTCGGTTAGCCGAAATCAAACGTTCTTTTACCGAAGATTTTAATAACCGAATCGCTCGAAACACCTATATAAGAGCAAGACATCGAGGTGTTGAACTGCAACAATCTGATTGTGGAGAATTTCATTTCTAA
- a CDS encoding ROK family transcriptional regulator: protein MRQGLGLSNKAIRVHNKRSILTHLAKSGPLSKSELAFRTQLSIPAVSKILSDLDGESKIMLLPGPVQSRGNSAGIYALSNKLSPILCLNVSPNKIAALVVTADLELLLEASETKINVETPEALIDMVCDVYHNARKACKQSKLRVAIGLHGQVSRHSGASLHMPLAKWKGGFECRYLLAQRLDTDVIVENDCVGLALAEKWQSECPEHFCVVNLDYGIGSAFIIDEQVSFGRSHANGEIGHNLVDIHGKQCGCGQRGCLETVASLSALQSEWDKVIQNGCIGNAHFIDAVLANHPNAIRLSENAVNAIGRTLSNCLNLVGIEKILLYGRLCKLGDAWLSSIREAIASHPFNDYDDITQHQTQVIYGELSTSQQLKGLAYLFIEQSLN from the coding sequence ATGCGTCAAGGATTAGGTTTATCCAATAAAGCGATTCGAGTTCACAACAAGCGTTCCATCTTAACGCATTTGGCGAAAAGTGGTCCCTTGAGTAAATCAGAGCTGGCGTTCCGCACTCAGCTTTCGATACCTGCTGTGAGCAAGATACTGTCGGATCTGGATGGAGAATCAAAAATCATGCTTTTGCCTGGACCTGTTCAAAGTCGTGGTAACAGCGCGGGAATTTATGCACTTAGTAATAAACTCAGTCCCATTCTTTGTTTGAATGTATCACCTAATAAAATTGCGGCACTCGTTGTTACCGCAGACCTGGAGTTGCTACTCGAAGCCTCAGAGACCAAGATCAATGTCGAAACACCAGAAGCGTTAATTGATATGGTTTGTGATGTATATCATAACGCAAGAAAAGCCTGCAAACAGAGCAAACTACGTGTCGCTATCGGCTTGCACGGTCAAGTTTCCAGGCACAGTGGGGCATCTTTACATATGCCTCTTGCCAAGTGGAAAGGTGGCTTTGAATGTCGATATTTGTTAGCGCAAAGGCTTGATACTGACGTCATTGTCGAAAACGACTGTGTTGGATTAGCATTGGCAGAAAAGTGGCAAAGTGAGTGTCCTGAGCATTTTTGCGTGGTGAATTTAGACTATGGCATTGGCTCTGCTTTTATCATCGATGAGCAAGTATCTTTTGGCCGTTCTCATGCGAATGGCGAAATTGGGCACAATTTGGTGGATATTCATGGTAAGCAGTGTGGCTGTGGCCAGCGAGGGTGCCTGGAGACGGTTGCCTCTTTATCGGCATTACAAAGTGAGTGGGACAAGGTTATACAGAACGGGTGTATAGGTAATGCGCATTTTATTGATGCGGTATTAGCGAATCATCCAAATGCCATCCGTTTAAGTGAAAATGCAGTCAATGCGATTGGTCGAACATTGAGCAATTGCTTAAATTTAGTCGGTATTGAGAAAATTTTACTGTATGGCCGTTTATGTAAATTGGGTGACGCTTGGTTAAGCAGTATTCGTGAAGCAATTGCCTCACACCCTTTTAATGACTACGACGATATAACTCAGCATCAAACTCAAGTTATTTATGGCGAATTATCAACTTCTCAACAGCTTAAGGGATTGGCGTATCTATTTATTGAACAAAGCTTAAATTAG
- a CDS encoding methyl-accepting chemotaxis protein translates to MKFWQDLSIVRRIYIGFTLLLLAMISIAGVSLLQGNLQSERTHRVTEVISPYMVELNRVTVHLLTSQALANSYFTPLDASMYTTIESQFLKNHELYDEKLLELDALFTQLNEHQIDLLKIPHDSALFSKTHDLFKRYQQVVETEQWVESRTTQFSLDSTKMKRAAYSLSGSVDDMNASFMANNLAATLDSLIFNTNQGLNSNSVEAIDGLIKKNLAVAERIIKTSQSLAEKTRSYTTRDQKRLKAVIDHATDEQGVLVKHYRAMLEQAEVFELLAGVQSDTAQLIELFVHQSEQLRQLSEQQVAEVNVMQARGEKLIILVTSVSFLIVSIVAVTLSRTIRNALYMLKASLNRIENGDLTLSTGIKSNNEFGELSNSIDQMINTLKHLVALVKSVSQQQNQLANHNQVTACKSQKSLESQRIETESVAAAMNEMENSVAEVSQATRTCQTQLTDIECSVVKGQQQTTGNLEAQNRLSQALIESADAISRVSDVSTEIGRVLEVIQAIADQTNLLALNAAIEAARAGSMGRGFAVVADEVRELAGRTGRSTQEIHTMTQLLHKSVEQAVQQVEQCHFYMQHSRESSNQTSMVMQGIQASISELAQLGAHIASATEQQQNTAIDIAKNISRISDIASSNSKGAVEVAENGQKLQELSIEQLKLIEHYKLS, encoded by the coding sequence ATGAAGTTTTGGCAAGATCTCTCCATTGTTAGACGTATCTACATTGGCTTTACCTTGTTGCTGCTGGCGATGATTTCGATTGCGGGCGTGAGTTTACTTCAAGGTAACTTGCAGTCCGAGCGTACCCATAGAGTGACTGAAGTGATTTCTCCTTATATGGTGGAGCTTAATCGAGTTACCGTTCACTTGCTCACAAGCCAAGCTCTGGCTAATTCTTATTTCACGCCGCTGGATGCCAGCATGTATACAACCATCGAATCTCAGTTTTTAAAAAACCATGAGCTTTATGATGAAAAACTGTTGGAGTTGGATGCTTTGTTCACCCAACTCAACGAGCACCAAATCGATTTGTTAAAAATTCCGCATGACAGCGCACTATTTTCAAAAACACACGATTTGTTCAAGCGATATCAACAAGTTGTCGAAACAGAGCAATGGGTAGAGAGCCGGACTACGCAGTTTTCCCTAGACAGCACCAAAATGAAACGTGCCGCTTATAGCTTGTCTGGCTCGGTTGATGATATGAACGCCAGCTTTATGGCAAACAATCTCGCGGCCACCCTTGATTCACTTATCTTTAATACCAACCAAGGCTTAAATTCGAATTCGGTGGAAGCTATCGATGGACTGATCAAAAAGAATCTCGCCGTCGCCGAGCGGATTATTAAAACTAGCCAGTCTTTAGCGGAAAAAACACGCAGCTATACAACACGCGATCAAAAACGCCTGAAGGCTGTGATCGATCATGCGACGGATGAACAAGGTGTGTTGGTCAAACATTATCGCGCCATGTTGGAACAGGCAGAAGTATTCGAACTCCTCGCTGGGGTTCAGTCAGATACGGCACAGTTAATCGAGTTGTTTGTCCACCAGTCTGAACAGCTTAGACAACTATCTGAACAGCAAGTTGCTGAGGTCAATGTGATGCAAGCCAGGGGAGAAAAACTGATTATTTTGGTGACGTCAGTCTCTTTTTTAATTGTGTCAATTGTCGCTGTGACACTAAGTCGGACGATTCGCAACGCGCTATACATGCTTAAAGCGTCGTTAAATCGTATAGAAAATGGCGATCTGACGTTATCTACCGGCATTAAAAGTAACAACGAGTTTGGTGAATTGTCTAACTCGATAGATCAAATGATCAATACACTAAAGCACTTGGTGGCATTGGTTAAGTCGGTATCCCAGCAGCAAAACCAGCTTGCGAACCACAACCAAGTTACGGCTTGTAAAAGTCAAAAATCGCTTGAGTCGCAGCGCATTGAAACCGAAAGTGTCGCAGCGGCGATGAACGAAATGGAAAACTCGGTCGCGGAGGTCTCCCAAGCAACACGTACTTGCCAAACTCAGTTAACCGATATTGAATGTTCGGTCGTGAAAGGACAACAACAAACCACCGGCAACCTAGAGGCGCAAAATCGGCTGTCACAAGCACTCATAGAATCCGCAGATGCCATATCGCGAGTGAGTGATGTAAGCACAGAGATAGGTCGTGTACTTGAAGTGATTCAAGCCATAGCGGATCAAACCAATTTACTCGCGCTTAATGCCGCCATCGAGGCCGCAAGAGCTGGAAGCATGGGACGTGGCTTTGCCGTCGTTGCGGATGAGGTTAGGGAGCTAGCTGGTCGTACAGGGCGTTCAACTCAAGAGATCCATACAATGACTCAATTGCTACATAAATCGGTTGAGCAGGCGGTCCAGCAAGTGGAGCAATGCCATTTTTATATGCAGCACTCGCGCGAATCATCCAATCAAACCAGCATGGTAATGCAAGGTATTCAAGCCTCAATTTCTGAACTTGCTCAGTTGGGAGCACATATTGCTTCGGCGACGGAACAGCAACAAAACACTGCGATAGACATAGCGAAAAACATCAGTCGAATCTCAGACATCGCGTCATCGAATTCAAAAGGTGCTGTGGAAGTTGCAGAAAACGGACAGAAGTTGCAAGAGCTGTCGATAGAGCAACTTAAGTTGATTGAGCACTATAAGCTGAGCTGA
- a CDS encoding ABC transporter ATP-binding protein, protein MADKILEVKDLNVSFPTTMETFHAVKNVSFHLNRGETLSVIGESGSGKSVTTSAILQLLDKPGRIDSGEILYHTDGSKVDITTLHPRSEEMRNLRRFNFSLVSQEPMAALSPVHTVGDQIKEVLCLVDPGITKQVAHERAVELLTQVQMPEPESLINKYSFQLSGGQRQRVVIAMAIASRPDVLIADEPTTALDVTTQAEILDLFAKLQQEIGMAILFITHDLGVVAQISDRVVVMEKGVVVEQGDVRQIFEQPEHPYTIKLMNATRALELPSKVKKPFVYAGQTPLLDVNNVTKVFEKPGKMLEKKQFMTAVNNATLTLHPGESLGIVGESGSGKSTLGRAILGMQPATSGNIRYVDENSDIELELADYKRVKRDPLFADLRLIFQDPWSSLNPRMTVADIIEEPLKLLRTEMSAQERKDRVRNMMRRVGLPAEFSSRYPHAFSGGQRQRIVIARALVTIPKLIIADEATAALDVSLRAQVLDLLIEFQNEFGTSFILITHDIATVKYFCDRVIVLQHGTIMEQGTIEQVIHNPQEPYTQKLIAAVPVAELPKEVA, encoded by the coding sequence ATGGCGGATAAAATTCTTGAAGTTAAAGATCTCAACGTCAGCTTCCCGACAACGATGGAAACCTTCCACGCGGTTAAAAACGTATCGTTTCATTTAAATCGTGGGGAAACCTTGTCGGTCATCGGTGAGTCGGGTTCTGGTAAATCGGTGACAACCAGCGCGATTCTTCAGCTGCTGGACAAACCAGGACGCATTGATTCAGGGGAAATTCTTTATCATACCGATGGATCCAAGGTGGATATCACCACGTTGCATCCGCGTAGTGAAGAAATGCGTAATTTGCGTCGCTTTAACTTCTCATTGGTATCGCAAGAGCCAATGGCAGCACTGAGCCCGGTTCATACTGTTGGCGATCAAATTAAAGAAGTACTTTGTCTTGTTGACCCAGGTATCACGAAACAAGTGGCTCATGAACGTGCAGTTGAACTTTTGACTCAGGTGCAAATGCCTGAGCCGGAAAGTTTGATTAACAAGTACTCGTTCCAGCTATCTGGTGGTCAGCGTCAACGAGTTGTCATTGCGATGGCGATTGCCAGTCGTCCAGATGTATTAATTGCTGACGAGCCAACAACGGCGTTAGATGTGACAACTCAAGCTGAAATTTTGGATTTGTTTGCCAAACTGCAGCAAGAGATAGGCATGGCTATTTTGTTCATTACGCATGATTTAGGGGTAGTGGCACAGATCTCAGACCGTGTAGTCGTTATGGAAAAAGGTGTTGTTGTCGAGCAAGGGGATGTACGCCAAATCTTCGAACAACCGGAGCATCCATATACGATCAAGCTAATGAATGCGACGCGTGCGCTTGAGCTACCTTCTAAGGTGAAAAAGCCGTTTGTTTACGCAGGGCAAACGCCACTTTTAGATGTAAACAACGTCACTAAAGTGTTTGAAAAACCGGGCAAGATGCTCGAGAAAAAACAATTTATGACGGCGGTTAACAACGCGACGCTAACGCTGCACCCAGGTGAATCTTTGGGAATTGTTGGTGAATCTGGTTCGGGAAAAAGTACTTTAGGCCGAGCTATTTTAGGTATGCAGCCAGCAACGTCAGGTAACATTCGTTACGTAGACGAAAATAGTGATATCGAGCTTGAGCTTGCTGACTATAAACGTGTGAAACGCGATCCTCTGTTTGCTGATCTGCGTTTAATTTTCCAGGACCCGTGGTCCTCTTTGAATCCACGTATGACGGTTGCGGATATCATTGAAGAGCCACTGAAACTGCTTCGTACAGAGATGAGTGCACAAGAACGTAAAGATCGCGTACGTAACATGATGCGTCGAGTTGGGTTGCCAGCGGAGTTTTCAAGCCGCTATCCACACGCATTCTCTGGGGGGCAGCGTCAGCGAATTGTAATTGCTCGCGCTTTGGTGACGATTCCTAAACTCATCATTGCAGATGAGGCGACGGCAGCATTGGACGTTTCACTGCGTGCCCAGGTTTTGGACCTATTGATTGAATTCCAAAACGAATTTGGCACCTCGTTCATTTTGATCACTCATGATATTGCAACCGTGAAGTATTTCTGTGATCGAGTGATCGTACTGCAGCACGGCACGATAATGGAGCAGGGTACTATCGAGCAGGTCATTCATAACCCGCAAGAACCCTACACTCAAAAATTGATTGCAGCGGTTCCAGTAGCCGAACTACCTAAAGAAGTGGCGTAA
- a CDS encoding ABC transporter permease — protein MTANIQTAPSNSIFARVWKRKKKQIDLTEATAWQLIGLKLRRHKLAWYSMWFLALIYFVAAFAEFFAPFNSSDNWRRYTYAPPQEVNLFEKTDNGWDWAPHLIGYDVKTDMRSLKRHYTENPAKKIYFEFFGEVEPYTLAGFIPMKYKLVVPENKRDPFFILGSDRMGRDMLSRLIHGARISLSVGLIGVFFTFFIGILVGGISGYFGGRVDNFIQRTMEIVKSVPTLPLWMALGASLPNDWSSLQRYFLITIILGLVAWPDMARVVRSRFMSLKSEEYVAAAWLDGNSPFEIIRRYMVPNFLSHIIAVVTLAIPSMILGETALSFLGLGLQPPMVSWGVLLQEAQNIRALADAIWLLIPAASVVIAILAMNFVGDGLRDACDPYHEQGAK, from the coding sequence ATGACAGCTAATATTCAAACTGCTCCTTCTAATAGCATTTTTGCTCGAGTATGGAAGCGCAAGAAAAAACAGATTGACCTAACGGAAGCAACCGCTTGGCAATTGATTGGTCTTAAGTTAAGACGTCACAAATTGGCTTGGTACAGTATGTGGTTCTTAGCGCTAATCTATTTTGTCGCTGCATTCGCGGAGTTTTTTGCACCGTTTAACTCAAGCGACAACTGGCGTCGATACACTTATGCGCCGCCGCAAGAAGTCAATTTATTTGAAAAGACGGATAACGGTTGGGACTGGGCACCGCACTTGATTGGCTACGACGTGAAAACGGACATGCGGTCATTAAAGCGTCATTACACCGAAAATCCAGCCAAGAAAATTTATTTTGAATTTTTTGGCGAGGTAGAACCGTACACGCTAGCTGGATTCATTCCAATGAAGTACAAGTTAGTTGTACCAGAAAATAAACGTGACCCTTTCTTTATCCTTGGTTCTGACCGAATGGGACGCGATATGTTATCGCGACTCATTCATGGTGCGCGTATCTCGCTGTCGGTTGGTCTAATCGGTGTATTTTTTACCTTTTTCATCGGAATCTTGGTGGGTGGTATCTCCGGTTACTTTGGTGGCCGAGTCGATAACTTCATCCAACGTACCATGGAAATTGTTAAATCGGTGCCAACGCTTCCGCTTTGGATGGCGCTAGGTGCATCACTACCTAATGACTGGAGCTCGTTGCAGCGCTACTTCCTTATCACCATTATCTTAGGTTTGGTTGCATGGCCTGATATGGCTCGCGTTGTCCGCAGCCGATTCATGTCATTGAAGAGCGAAGAGTATGTTGCAGCGGCATGGTTAGATGGTAACTCGCCATTTGAAATTATCCGCCGTTACATGGTGCCAAACTTCCTAAGCCATATTATCGCTGTTGTTACGCTTGCTATTCCGAGCATGATTTTGGGTGAAACGGCGCTTAGCTTCTTAGGTCTTGGCCTTCAACCACCAATGGTGAGTTGGGGGGTATTGTTACAAGAAGCCCAAAACATCCGTGCTTTAGCGGATGCGATCTGGCTGTTAATTCCAGCAGCAAGCGTGGTTATTGCCATTCTAGCGATGAACTTTGTAGGTGACGGTTTACGTGACGCCTGCGACCCTTACCATGAACAAGGTGCAAAATAA
- a CDS encoding ABC transporter permease, giving the protein MSSFFLYIGQRLAAVFTTLLVVSILVFVVIDLPPGDFASAKIAEMAAMGQDVDPEQILVLREMFGLDKPLHERYVSWMGGLLTGDLGLSLVNNKPVWENIQPTLLPTILLACAVLVFKFTLAIPIGVYSALRQYSFGDYIATIFGFIGMATPNFVIAIVALLIGYHSFDVMLSGLYSPEYISQPMSFEKFMDGVSRSWLYILVAGTAGMAGIIRIMRANLLDELTKPYVKTARAKGQKEFTLLVKYPIRVACLPLAATIGWQLPLLISADVIVSQVLNIPTMGPTMLSALRNQDMYLAGDILLLMSTLTIIGTIISDLIMYWVDPRVRAGL; this is encoded by the coding sequence ATGAGCAGTTTTTTTCTGTATATAGGACAAAGATTAGCGGCGGTGTTTACCACTTTGCTTGTCGTGTCTATTTTAGTTTTTGTCGTTATTGATTTACCACCGGGTGATTTTGCTTCTGCAAAAATCGCAGAAATGGCCGCTATGGGTCAAGATGTCGACCCAGAGCAGATCCTTGTTTTGCGTGAAATGTTTGGTTTGGATAAACCGTTGCATGAGCGATACGTAAGTTGGATGGGAGGTCTACTTACAGGTGATCTAGGGCTTTCTCTGGTTAACAATAAGCCAGTTTGGGAAAACATTCAGCCTACGCTGTTACCTACCATTCTTCTCGCTTGCGCAGTACTGGTTTTCAAATTTACGTTAGCGATTCCAATTGGTGTTTACTCTGCTCTGCGTCAATATTCTTTTGGCGATTACATCGCAACCATATTTGGTTTTATCGGCATGGCAACGCCGAACTTCGTTATTGCGATTGTTGCCTTGCTAATTGGTTATCACTCTTTTGACGTGATGCTGTCTGGTCTCTACTCGCCGGAGTATATCTCTCAACCGATGAGTTTCGAAAAATTCATGGATGGTGTTAGCCGTAGCTGGCTGTATATTCTTGTTGCTGGTACAGCAGGTATGGCGGGTATCATTCGTATTATGCGTGCCAACTTGCTTGATGAATTAACTAAACCTTATGTAAAAACCGCACGTGCTAAAGGCCAAAAAGAATTTACGCTTCTAGTTAAGTACCCAATTCGTGTCGCGTGTCTACCACTTGCTGCGACTATTGGTTGGCAATTACCACTTCTTATCAGTGCAGACGTGATTGTAAGTCAGGTGTTGAACATCCCAACAATGGGACCAACCATGCTTAGCGCATTGCGTAACCAAGATATGTACCTAGCTGGTGACATCCTATTGCTGATGTCGACCTTAACCATTATCGGTACCATCATTTCTGACCTCATCATGTATTGGGTAGACCCTCGCGTCCGCGCTGGTCTTTAA